The following proteins are co-located in the Ancylothrix sp. D3o genome:
- a CDS encoding PAS domain S-box protein has product MLTKHLSLNLPSLQDAIDRHPLTVTSDTTVQKVLELMTQHRVNCQIYLDQEDDEENTDPHSYSSCVLVLENSEIKGIFTSRDLVKLTAKSSSFAQITVGEVMKTPVLLLENTGQENIFTALSFFRQHSIREAPVIDSNGNLLGVATAETLRVSLQAHNLMRLQRVREVMASPVISRPPTVTVQEIGEVMANHSISCVVITNENTPAFYESKKLIPIGIITEGDILQLQTLQVDLATIYAGDVMSGPVFSLQPDDTLLQAKQQMQKRRIKHLIITGNDGELVGIVTPTSLLRGLDAVQICNVIETLQGQVDALQSENLRLLESRNQELETEVQNRTEQLQHQTEKQQLLTSMASRIRASIHLREIIDTTVSEVRQLLECERVLVYQTYGLPQSKIVAESVADGWEPSVNIEVSDLCINPLTGLEYLPQTKRVISDIQNANLSPCYLKLLERLQVKAYLVVPIFIEEEKQQPRFWGLLIAHQCRSTRRWETSELQLLEELELHISIAIQQAELFNRVQTELTRRQRAEAQVEETQKLLDLFYQSGSLGICITDEQGYFIQVNPAFCNISGYSEKELQGQTFVKILPPENRPSALDLYHNFLEDQTPIDTEWQLRRADGKVVDIYLNASPVVEENGRKVTVTSVADISQRKQAEQALKISEERYRALVDLSPDGIFISQKGIFRFVNMAVVKMLGYRSAKDLIGKPVLQVIHPDFHAIVKERIRLQEQEGISTDWLDEKYIRADGSEIHVEAGAKVIHLDGELASQVVLRDITVRKQAEEALRKSEERYRQMVETAIEGIWLIDEDNKTSFVNQRMAEMLGYGVDEMMGKSLFEFMDAEGLAIAHRNIERRKNNIKEQHDFKFIRKDGKSVYAIVSTNPFLDDAGHYCGALAMITDITDRKMAENALENLNEELQIRVSNRTVELAEAIQQLQQEIQEHKHTQQELILLKERLEYLISAGSAMIYSCKTEGSYPPTFMSENIKAILGYTAQEFLENPDFWASHIHPEDAGRVFRDLPALFKEGIHAHEYRFMAKNGQYRWLRDDLRLVRDEQGNPLEIVGSMIDITAQKQVEAKLQNALFELEFQNFALDQSAIISMTDAEGIITYVNQKFCEISGYSKDELIGETHVLMNSGYHSEEFYAQMWDTISQGKLWKGEFKNRAKNGSFYWVDTTILPVLDSQKKPIQYLSIRLDITERKKTEEELRKSEERFALSVEGVKDGIWDWHITTNEVYFSPQWKTMLGYTDDEIPNCFEEWEQRVHPDDKVKIAKIINDYLQGNLPIYEVEHRLRHKDGTYRWILTRGAALRCSTGTPYRMAGSHTDITERKQVEADLTKHQQYLTGIVEVQRQLLTAPVEKNLYQKILQILAPISNASRVYIFENHRDAEGRLLTSQRAEWCAADIEPQIDNPLLQNLPYDEFFPRWVENLSKGKIMQGNVADFPQVEKEVLEMQGIISILVLPLIVQGEFFGFIGFDNCVEKRQWDSLEVSLLMSVASAISLAKERQITQEALQQQLTAVEAATNGIAVLNQNGDYIYLNNAHLKLFGYDNPEQLLGKSWRELYCPTEADRVEHEAFFQLAKTGQWRGETTGKKRDGSLFSQEVFLTLIEGGGLICVCQDITYRKKAEEALQHAKDQLQAVLDAVPGLVSWIDSDLRYLGANRHLAAMFNLPPETFVGQEIGFLQQKTEFCDFLREFFVKSNQTASQSITLDIDGEARSYLIIAQKYQQGRACVSVGIDITERKQAEEQLKASLRDKEVLLKEIHHRVKNNLQVISSLLKLQSRYTQDRTTLDMLRESQNRVKSMALIHEKLYQSTNLASIDFAEYLGNLTSNLLYSYTVDVNAVKLEIKAENASLNIDTAIPCGLLMNELVSNALKHAFPQGRQGKIWVEFSALPEQKFLLTVKDNGVGFPESLDWENSGTLGLRLVNSLVNQIDGTVEIDRTEGTKFQIQFQELIYKSRN; this is encoded by the coding sequence ATGCTCACCAAACACTTATCTTTAAATTTGCCTTCTTTGCAAGATGCCATTGACCGGCACCCCCTCACTGTTACCTCAGACACAACTGTACAAAAAGTGCTGGAATTAATGACCCAGCACCGCGTTAATTGTCAAATTTATCTTGACCAAGAAGATGATGAAGAAAACACCGATCCCCATAGTTATTCATCCTGCGTTTTAGTCTTAGAAAATTCCGAAATCAAAGGCATTTTTACATCGAGAGATTTGGTAAAACTAACAGCAAAAAGCTCTTCTTTTGCCCAAATTACGGTAGGGGAAGTGATGAAAACGCCGGTGCTTTTGCTTGAAAACACCGGCCAAGAAAACATTTTTACAGCCCTGTCTTTTTTTCGCCAGCACTCGATCCGCGAGGCGCCGGTGATTGATAGCAATGGCAATTTGCTAGGGGTCGCAACAGCAGAAACATTACGAGTTTCTTTGCAAGCCCATAATTTAATGCGCTTGCAGCGGGTGAGGGAAGTTATGGCAAGCCCGGTTATCAGTAGACCGCCAACGGTAACAGTCCAAGAAATTGGCGAAGTGATGGCAAATCATTCTATTAGTTGTGTGGTAATTACCAATGAAAATACTCCGGCATTTTATGAATCAAAAAAATTGATTCCAATTGGAATTATTACCGAAGGAGATATTTTACAACTGCAAACCCTGCAAGTTGATTTAGCCACTATTTATGCCGGTGATGTGATGAGTGGGCCGGTGTTTTCTTTACAGCCCGATGATACGCTTTTGCAAGCGAAACAACAAATGCAAAAGCGACGAATTAAGCATTTAATCATCACCGGCAACGATGGCGAACTTGTGGGGATTGTCACCCCAACCAGTTTGCTGCGCGGCCTTGATGCCGTGCAAATTTGCAATGTGATTGAAACTCTACAAGGACAAGTTGATGCTCTACAGAGCGAAAATCTGAGACTGCTAGAAAGTCGCAATCAAGAATTAGAAACCGAGGTGCAGAATCGCACCGAACAACTGCAACACCAAACCGAAAAACAGCAGCTTTTAACTTCAATGGCAAGTCGGATTCGGGCCTCTATTCACTTGCGAGAAATTATAGATACAACTGTGAGCGAAGTCCGGCAATTATTAGAGTGTGAGCGGGTATTGGTTTATCAGACTTATGGCCTTCCTCAAAGCAAAATTGTTGCCGAATCTGTGGCAGACGGTTGGGAACCAAGTGTGAATATCGAAGTTTCTGATCTCTGTATAAATCCCCTAACCGGCTTGGAGTATTTGCCCCAAACTAAACGAGTAATTTCAGATATTCAAAACGCTAATTTAAGCCCTTGTTATCTTAAATTACTTGAACGGTTGCAGGTGAAAGCTTATTTAGTTGTGCCGATTTTTATAGAAGAAGAAAAGCAGCAGCCTCGTTTTTGGGGGTTGTTGATTGCTCATCAATGCCGTTCAACTCGCCGGTGGGAAACATCGGAATTGCAATTATTAGAGGAGTTGGAACTGCATATTTCAATTGCCATTCAGCAAGCGGAATTATTTAATCGTGTCCAAACAGAACTCACCCGTCGCCAGAGAGCAGAAGCACAAGTAGAAGAAACCCAAAAATTGCTGGATTTGTTTTATCAATCCGGTAGTCTTGGCATTTGTATTACGGATGAACAAGGCTATTTTATCCAAGTAAATCCGGCGTTTTGTAATATTTCAGGCTACAGCGAAAAAGAATTACAAGGACAAACTTTTGTTAAAATTTTACCGCCAGAAAATCGCCCGTCTGCCTTGGATTTATACCACAATTTTTTAGAAGATCAAACACCAATAGATACCGAGTGGCAGTTGCGTCGAGCGGATGGCAAAGTGGTTGATATTTACTTAAACGCCAGCCCGGTTGTAGAGGAAAATGGGCGAAAGGTTACGGTGACAAGCGTTGCCGATATTAGCCAACGTAAACAGGCAGAACAAGCGCTAAAAATCAGTGAAGAACGCTATCGCGCTTTGGTGGATCTTTCGCCGGATGGCATTTTTATTTCTCAAAAAGGCATTTTCCGCTTCGTGAATATGGCAGTGGTAAAAATGTTGGGTTATCGCAGTGCAAAAGACTTGATCGGCAAGCCGGTTTTACAAGTCATCCACCCGGATTTTCATGCGATAGTAAAAGAGAGAATTCGCTTACAAGAACAAGAAGGAATAAGTACAGATTGGTTGGATGAAAAATATATTCGGGCCGATGGTTCAGAAATTCATGTAGAAGCCGGCGCAAAGGTGATTCATTTAGATGGCGAACTCGCTTCTCAGGTGGTATTACGGGATATCACAGTTCGCAAACAAGCTGAGGAAGCGCTGCGAAAAAGTGAGGAACGTTATCGCCAAATGGTTGAGACGGCAATAGAGGGAATTTGGTTAATTGATGAAGATAACAAAACCAGTTTCGTGAATCAGCGAATGGCCGAAATGTTAGGCTATGGCGTTGATGAAATGATGGGAAAATCTTTGTTTGAGTTTATGGATGCGGAGGGATTGGCAATTGCTCATCGAAATATCGAACGCCGCAAAAACAATATTAAAGAACAGCATGATTTTAAATTTATCCGCAAAGATGGGAAATCGGTTTATGCCATTGTTTCTACGAATCCTTTTTTAGATGATGCCGGCCACTATTGCGGCGCTTTGGCAATGATCACAGATATTACAGATAGGAAAATGGCTGAAAATGCTTTAGAAAATCTCAATGAAGAACTGCAAATTCGAGTTTCTAATCGCACGGTGGAATTGGCGGAAGCAATTCAGCAATTACAACAAGAAATACAAGAACACAAACACACCCAACAAGAATTAATTTTGCTTAAAGAACGGTTGGAGTATTTAATTTCAGCGGGATCGGCGATGATTTATAGCTGCAAAACAGAGGGCAGTTATCCGCCTACTTTTATGAGTGAAAATATCAAGGCAATTTTGGGATATACAGCACAGGAATTTTTGGAGAATCCTGACTTTTGGGCAAGTCATATTCACCCAGAAGATGCAGGGCGAGTTTTTAGGGATTTGCCAGCGCTGTTTAAAGAGGGAATCCACGCCCATGAATACCGTTTTATGGCGAAAAATGGGCAGTATCGCTGGCTCAGAGATGATTTACGATTGGTGCGGGATGAACAAGGCAACCCTTTAGAAATTGTGGGATCTATGATTGATATCACCGCTCAAAAGCAAGTAGAAGCTAAGTTACAAAATGCGCTTTTTGAGTTAGAGTTTCAAAATTTTGCCCTGGATCAGTCGGCAATTATTTCGATGACAGATGCCGAAGGTATTATCACTTATGTCAATCAAAAATTCTGTGAAATTTCTGGTTATTCAAAAGACGAATTGATTGGAGAAACTCACGTTCTTATGAATTCGGGCTATCATTCTGAGGAGTTTTATGCCCAAATGTGGGATACCATTAGCCAAGGCAAACTTTGGAAAGGTGAATTTAAAAACAGAGCCAAAAATGGCAGTTTTTATTGGGTGGATACCACGATTTTGCCAGTGTTAGATAGTCAGAAAAAGCCGATACAATATTTGTCAATTCGTCTCGATATCACCGAACGCAAAAAAACCGAAGAAGAGTTACGCAAAAGTGAGGAGCGATTTGCTTTATCGGTGGAGGGGGTGAAAGATGGCATTTGGGATTGGCATATTACTACTAATGAGGTTTATTTTTCACCGCAGTGGAAGACTATGTTAGGCTACACGGATGATGAAATTCCTAATTGTTTTGAGGAGTGGGAACAGCGAGTTCATCCCGACGATAAGGTGAAGATTGCTAAAATTATTAACGATTATTTACAGGGTAATTTGCCGATTTATGAAGTCGAGCACCGTTTGCGTCATAAAGATGGCACTTATCGCTGGATATTGACGCGAGGTGCAGCGTTGCGTTGTTCCACCGGCACACCTTACCGCATGGCAGGTTCTCATACGGATATTACGGAACGCAAACAAGTAGAAGCGGATCTTACTAAACATCAGCAATATTTAACTGGCATTGTGGAAGTGCAGCGGCAATTATTAACAGCGCCGGTAGAGAAAAATTTGTATCAAAAAATTCTCCAAATTTTGGCACCCATTTCTAATGCAAGCCGCGTTTATATTTTTGAAAACCACCGTGATGCCGAAGGGAGGTTATTAACTTCTCAGCGAGCCGAGTGGTGTGCTGCTGATATAGAGCCACAAATTGATAATCCCTTGCTGCAAAATCTTCCTTATGATGAGTTTTTTCCGCGTTGGGTTGAAAATTTAAGCAAGGGCAAGATTATGCAAGGAAATGTAGCAGATTTTCCCCAAGTGGAAAAAGAAGTTTTGGAAATGCAAGGTATTATTTCTATCTTGGTTTTACCTTTGATTGTTCAAGGTGAGTTTTTTGGATTTATTGGCTTTGATAACTGTGTGGAAAAGCGGCAGTGGGATTCTTTGGAAGTGAGTCTTTTAATGTCTGTTGCTTCGGCAATTTCTCTAGCAAAAGAACGTCAGATTACCCAAGAAGCCCTCCAACAACAATTAACTGCTGTGGAGGCTGCAACAAATGGCATTGCGGTTTTAAATCAAAACGGCGATTATATTTATTTGAATAATGCTCATCTTAAACTTTTTGGCTACGATAACCCTGAGCAATTGCTAGGAAAAAGCTGGCGTGAGTTGTATTGTCCGACTGAAGCAGACCGTGTTGAACACGAAGCGTTTTTTCAATTGGCAAAAACCGGCCAGTGGCGCGGAGAAACGACTGGTAAAAAGCGAGATGGATCTTTGTTTTCTCAAGAAGTTTTCCTGACTCTCATTGAAGGGGGCGGATTGATTTGTGTTTGCCAAGATATTACCTATCGTAAAAAAGCCGAAGAAGCATTGCAGCACGCTAAAGATCAGCTTCAGGCGGTTTTGGATGCGGTGCCGGGGTTGGTGTCTTGGATAGATTCGGATCTGCGTTATTTGGGGGCCAACCGGCATCTGGCCGCTATGTTTAATCTACCGCCAGAAACTTTTGTTGGTCAGGAGATAGGTTTTCTTCAACAAAAAACAGAGTTTTGTGATTTTCTGCGTGAATTTTTTGTAAAGTCTAACCAAACGGCCTCGCAAAGTATTACTTTAGATATAGATGGCGAAGCGCGGAGTTACTTGATCATTGCTCAAAAATACCAGCAAGGTCGAGCTTGTGTTTCTGTTGGAATTGATATCACTGAGCGCAAGCAGGCTGAAGAGCAACTCAAAGCTTCTCTACGCGATAAGGAGGTGTTACTCAAAGAAATTCATCACCGCGTTAAAAATAATTTGCAGGTGATTTCTAGTTTGCTGAAATTGCAGTCTCGCTATACGCAAGATCGCACAACTCTCGATATGCTCAGGGAAAGTCAAAATCGTGTCAAGTCAATGGCTTTGATTCACGAAAAATTGTATCAGTCAACCAATTTGGCAAGCATCGATTTTGCGGAGTATTTGGGTAATTTAACCAGCAATTTACTTTATTCTTACACGGTGGATGTTAATGCGGTTAAACTTGAAATTAAAGCAGAAAATGCCTCGCTTAATATTGATACAGCAATTCCTTGTGGTTTGCTGATGAATGAGTTGGTTTCTAATGCTTTGAAACACGCTTTTCCCCAAGGCAGGCAAGGCAAAATATGGGTAGAATTTTCTGCGCTTCCAGAGCAAAAGTTTTTACTCACAGTTAAGGATAATGGGGTGGGATTTCCCGAAAGTTTAGATTGGGAAAACTCTGGAACATTGGGATTACGTTTGGTGAATTCTTTGGTTAATCAAATTGACGGAACCGTAGAAATTGACCGAACTGAGGGAACTAAGTTTCAAATTCAGTTTCAAGAATTGATATATAAATCGAGGAACTAA
- a CDS encoding ATP-binding protein: MENAKNILIVEDELIVAEDIADTLRSLGYGVVGIVSTGEKALQKISQTSPSLVLMDIMLKGDMDGIETTEKLRQQSDVPVVYLTANADDKTVQRATATEPYGYLVKPIEEKELKRTIEIALRRYQAEQKIKQQAKEAEEERHRKNRYLSMASHEFRTPLTTILMSSQLLQQYEQKLTPEKKQRHFERIQNAITSMNTMLEDILTLGRAESGKISFSPGAINVVEFCQELLEAITQSTGRNHSLNLEISGEFSGAIMDEKLLYHILTNLLGNAVKYSPEKTKIILEVVRCENEVSFCVQDQGIGIPPEDVLKLFEAFHRAQNVGEIAGTGLGLAIVKRSVDLHKGVIEVTSKVGVGTRFTVKLPFQSPLS; this comes from the coding sequence ATGGAAAATGCCAAAAATATCCTCATTGTCGAAGATGAATTAATTGTGGCTGAAGATATTGCCGATACCTTAAGAAGTTTAGGCTATGGGGTGGTTGGTATTGTCTCCACCGGCGAAAAAGCCCTTCAAAAAATTAGCCAAACTTCTCCGAGTCTGGTATTGATGGATATTATGTTAAAAGGCGATATGGATGGCATAGAAACCACTGAAAAACTCCGCCAACAATCGGATGTGCCGGTGGTTTATTTAACCGCTAATGCCGATGACAAAACGGTGCAACGAGCAACTGCAACAGAACCCTATGGCTATTTGGTTAAACCCATCGAAGAAAAGGAATTAAAACGAACAATTGAAATTGCCCTCCGCCGCTATCAAGCCGAACAGAAAATTAAACAGCAAGCCAAAGAAGCCGAAGAAGAAAGACATCGCAAAAACCGATATCTTTCGATGGCTTCCCACGAATTTCGCACGCCTTTAACCACGATTTTAATGTCGTCTCAACTTTTGCAACAGTATGAACAAAAACTCACCCCAGAGAAAAAACAAAGGCATTTTGAGCGAATTCAAAACGCTATCACGAGTATGAATACCATGTTGGAAGATATTTTAACCCTGGGGCGCGCTGAGTCGGGCAAAATTTCTTTTTCTCCAGGGGCGATAAATGTTGTTGAATTTTGTCAAGAGTTGTTGGAAGCAATCACCCAAAGCACAGGAAGAAATCATAGCTTGAACTTGGAAATTTCCGGGGAATTTTCAGGGGCTATAATGGATGAAAAACTCCTCTACCATATTTTAACAAATTTGCTGGGCAATGCGGTTAAATATTCCCCAGAAAAAACAAAGATTATTCTGGAAGTTGTGCGATGTGAAAATGAGGTTAGTTTTTGCGTCCAAGATCAGGGAATTGGTATTCCTCCAGAAGATGTCCTAAAGCTTTTTGAGGCGTTTCATCGTGCCCAAAATGTCGGAGAGATTGCCGGCACAGGATTAGGATTAGCGATTGTTAAACGTTCGGTTGATTTACACAAAGGTGTTATTGAAGTGACAAGCAAGGTGGGAGTGGGAACCCGGTTTACAGTCAAGTTACCTTTCCAGAGTCCGCTTTCGTAA
- a CDS encoding carbohydrate ABC transporter permease, which produces MSFKFNLSHIRRQQLTPYLFLLPALFMLTLTVFLPALNAFYLSFTQFEYDLTQAPKWVGLANLQRLFQDELFWKTLTNTLIYLLGVVPILVILPLGLAILVNQKLRGISWFRAAYYTPVVISMVVAGIAWRWLYAENGLLNQLLQMLGLVAKGEGIPWLTSPKFAIFSVMAVTIWKGLGYYMVIYLAGLQSIPAELYEAAALDGSDGWQKHWDITLPLMKPYLFLVAVISAISAMKVFEEVYIMTQGGPRNSSKTIVYYLYEKGFRELDMSYACAIGLVLFLLILGLSILNLKLSENRS; this is translated from the coding sequence ATGTCTTTTAAATTTAATCTCAGTCATATCCGCCGGCAGCAGTTGACTCCTTATTTATTTTTATTACCGGCACTTTTTATGCTGACTTTAACCGTGTTTTTGCCGGCCCTTAACGCTTTTTATTTAAGCTTTACCCAGTTTGAATATGATTTAACCCAAGCCCCAAAATGGGTAGGTTTAGCAAATTTACAGCGTTTATTCCAAGATGAATTATTCTGGAAAACCTTAACAAATACCTTGATTTATTTGCTGGGAGTTGTACCCATTTTAGTGATTTTACCCTTGGGGTTGGCAATTTTAGTCAATCAAAAGTTACGCGGTATAAGCTGGTTTCGTGCTGCATATTATACGCCGGTTGTTATTTCAATGGTAGTGGCCGGTATTGCCTGGCGATGGCTTTATGCAGAAAACGGTTTACTCAATCAACTATTACAAATGCTCGGCTTAGTGGCAAAAGGAGAGGGAATTCCTTGGCTAACCAGTCCTAAATTTGCAATTTTTAGCGTCATGGCTGTTACCATCTGGAAAGGCTTAGGATATTATATGGTCATTTATTTGGCCGGCCTGCAATCAATCCCCGCAGAATTGTATGAAGCAGCAGCATTAGACGGTTCCGATGGCTGGCAAAAACACTGGGATATTACCTTACCTTTAATGAAGCCTTATTTGTTTTTAGTTGCCGTCATTTCGGCAATTTCTGCCATGAAAGTTTTTGAAGAAGTGTATATTATGACTCAAGGCGGGCCGCGTAACAGTTCTAAAACCATCGTCTATTATTTGTATGAAAAAGGATTCCGAGAATTAGACATGAGTTATGCTTGCGCCATCGGATTAGTCTTATTTTTGCTAATTTTAGGATTGTCGATTTTGAACCTCAAATTATCAGAAAATCGGTCGTAA
- a CDS encoding methyl-accepting chemotaxis protein produces MGYKEEEKALMVANRKLSVYIWLFSLLPVAGFLGTVGLTYFNSLKVAEDFKQVKIVQQKILEMPNVPEPQRNLVQANTRQVDASLNSLILWLGVATVTEVLIFLIAVYLIVLAAKQRVTEVATEITASSGQIAVTMEEQERMANQQAASVHQTTTTIDELWASSKATATQAENVASGARMALNLAEGGTKTVGETLERMSVLKDKVEAIAQQIVRLSQQTSQIGNIAALVGDLANQTNMLALNAAVEAVRAGEHGKGFAVVAAEIRKLADQSQKSTERINALVADIQMAINSTVMVTDAGTKTVEEGAKIGKETAEAFRLMSEAINDIWVNTQQISLSAKQQAIAVQQVVDAMNALNQVAAQTAESITQVKIGTQQLNAAAQKLNSIS; encoded by the coding sequence ATGGGATATAAAGAAGAGGAAAAAGCCCTGATGGTTGCTAATCGAAAACTAAGTGTCTATATTTGGCTATTCTCGCTGTTGCCGGTGGCTGGCTTCTTGGGAACCGTTGGACTAACTTACTTTAATAGTTTGAAAGTAGCCGAAGATTTTAAACAAGTTAAAATCGTCCAGCAAAAAATTTTAGAAATGCCCAATGTTCCAGAGCCGCAGCGAAATTTAGTACAAGCAAATACAAGGCAGGTTGATGCGTCTTTGAATTCGTTAATTTTGTGGCTGGGGGTAGCAACGGTTACAGAAGTATTGATTTTTTTAATTGCGGTTTATTTAATCGTGCTTGCTGCCAAACAAAGGGTTACTGAAGTTGCCACCGAAATTACTGCTTCTTCTGGTCAAATTGCTGTTACAATGGAAGAACAAGAAAGGATGGCAAACCAGCAAGCTGCATCGGTGCATCAAACTACCACGACAATTGATGAACTTTGGGCATCATCAAAAGCGACAGCAACCCAAGCAGAAAATGTGGCAAGTGGGGCAAGAATGGCTTTAAATTTAGCCGAAGGGGGAACGAAAACGGTAGGGGAAACATTGGAGAGAATGTCGGTTTTAAAAGATAAAGTTGAAGCAATTGCTCAGCAAATTGTCCGCTTGAGTCAGCAAACTTCCCAAATTGGAAATATTGCCGCTTTGGTGGGAGATTTAGCCAATCAAACTAATATGTTAGCACTGAATGCAGCAGTCGAAGCGGTGCGAGCCGGAGAGCATGGAAAAGGCTTTGCGGTGGTGGCTGCGGAAATTCGTAAACTTGCGGATCAAAGTCAAAAATCAACCGAGAGAATTAATGCTTTAGTGGCGGATATTCAAATGGCAATTAATTCAACGGTGATGGTGACGGATGCGGGGACAAAAACGGTGGAAGAAGGCGCAAAAATTGGCAAGGAAACGGCGGAAGCTTTTCGTTTAATGAGTGAGGCAATTAATGACATTTGGGTGAATACGCAACAAATTTCGCTTTCTGCAAAACAACAGGCTATCGCTGTGCAGCAGGTGGTGGATGCGATGAATGCGCTTAATCAAGTGGCGGCGCAAACGGCTGAAAGTATTACGCAAGTAAAAATTGGTACGCAACAGCTTAATGCAGCCGCGCAAAAACTTAATTCTATTTCTTAG
- a CDS encoding translation initiation factor gives MASSKRKSSEPFVYREFGNSTNPDAFERGVSEQPPAQHNLKIQASRKGRGGKTVTVISGFQLKPETLETLLKQLKTQCGAGGTVKDNTLEIQGDHKQKLLELLTQLGYKAKISGG, from the coding sequence ATGGCTTCTTCAAAACGTAAGTCCAGCGAGCCTTTTGTCTATCGGGAGTTTGGCAACAGCACTAACCCAGATGCCTTTGAAAGAGGCGTCTCGGAACAGCCACCGGCCCAGCATAACCTAAAAATACAAGCTTCTCGCAAAGGACGTGGTGGCAAAACTGTTACCGTCATCAGCGGTTTTCAACTCAAGCCAGAAACCCTTGAAACGCTGCTCAAACAGTTAAAAACCCAATGTGGTGCCGGTGGTACTGTTAAAGACAATACCCTCGAAATTCAAGGCGACCACAAACAAAAACTACTTGAACTTTTAACTCAATTAGGCTACAAAGCTAAAATCAGCGGCGGCTAA